One Chryseobacterium sp. StRB126 genomic region harbors:
- a CDS encoding transketolase yields the protein MMSKSIEELKSLTTQIRRDILRMVHAVNSGHPGGSLGCTEYFTALYGKVMNYHLPFTMEGKNEDHFYLSNGHISPVYYSTLARFNFFPVEELSTFRKLDSRLQGHPTTHEGLPGIRIASGSLGQGLSVALGAALGKKMDGDQSLVYTLHGDGELQEGQIWEALMFAAAKKVDNIISTIDYNGRQIDGDTDDVLSLGNLHAKLEAFGWIVLEEKNGNDLEAVIGILERAKTETGKGKPVAIILHTEMGAGVDFMMGSHAWHGKAPNDEQLETAFKQLYLEAPADY from the coding sequence ATAATGAGTAAAAGTATCGAAGAGTTAAAATCTCTTACTACACAGATCAGAAGAGACATTTTAAGAATGGTTCACGCTGTAAATTCAGGACACCCGGGAGGAAGCTTAGGCTGTACAGAATACTTTACAGCACTTTACGGAAAGGTGATGAACTATCATCTTCCTTTTACGATGGAAGGTAAGAATGAAGATCATTTTTATCTATCAAACGGGCACATTTCTCCTGTGTACTACTCTACTTTGGCAAGATTCAACTTCTTTCCGGTAGAGGAATTGAGCACTTTCAGAAAGCTTGATTCAAGATTACAGGGGCACCCTACTACTCACGAAGGTCTTCCAGGAATCAGAATTGCTTCAGGTTCTTTAGGACAAGGTCTTTCTGTAGCTTTAGGAGCTGCTTTAGGTAAAAAAATGGATGGAGACCAGTCTCTTGTTTACACTCTTCACGGAGATGGTGAACTTCAGGAAGGTCAGATCTGGGAAGCACTAATGTTTGCGGCGGCTAAAAAAGTAGACAACATCATTTCTACAATCGATTATAACGGACGTCAGATTGACGGTGATACAGATGATGTATTAAGCCTTGGAAATCTTCATGCTAAACTTGAAGCTTTCGGATGGATCGTTTTAGAAGAAAAGAATGGTAACGACCTTGAGGCTGTAATCGGTATTCTTGAAAGAGCAAAAACTGAAACAGGAAAAGGAAAACCTGTAGCAATCATCCTTCACACAGAAATGGGTGCTGGAGTAGATTTCATGATGGGATCTCACGCTTGGCATGGTAAAGCTCCTAATGATGAGCAATTGGAAACAGCATTCAAACAATTGTATTTAGAAGCTCCTGCTGACTACTAA
- a CDS encoding SGNH/GDSL hydrolase family protein → MKLFIFLAFSLFAGTSADAQNAIDFANLTRYKDENTSILNSKKNVDVVFMGNSITEGWVKSHPEFFSENNFTGRGISGQTTSQMLLRFQNDVVALKPKLVIINAGTNDIAQNTGIYDADFTFNNIKAMADIAQNNGIKVIIASVLPAAAFPWRKEITDVPQKVDALNNRLKQYANNNRLMFVDYNTAMRDAKGGMREGLSKDGIHPVPAGYAIMEPMIKNAIHKTLRKK, encoded by the coding sequence ATGAAATTATTCATTTTTCTGGCCTTTAGCTTGTTTGCAGGTACATCTGCAGACGCACAGAATGCTATTGATTTTGCCAATCTTACAAGGTATAAAGATGAAAATACAAGTATTTTAAATTCAAAGAAAAACGTGGATGTTGTCTTTATGGGCAATTCCATTACAGAAGGCTGGGTAAAGAGTCATCCTGAGTTTTTCTCTGAAAACAATTTTACGGGCAGAGGAATCAGCGGACAAACTACGTCACAGATGTTGTTACGCTTTCAGAATGATGTTGTCGCTTTAAAACCAAAGCTGGTGATCATTAATGCAGGAACCAATGATATTGCTCAGAATACAGGCATTTATGATGCTGATTTTACTTTTAATAATATCAAAGCTATGGCTGATATTGCTCAAAACAACGGAATTAAAGTAATCATTGCTTCCGTATTACCTGCCGCCGCATTTCCATGGCGCAAAGAAATAACGGACGTACCCCAAAAAGTAGATGCCCTAAACAACAGATTAAAGCAATACGCGAATAATAACAGACTCATGTTTGTAGATTATAATACTGCGATGCGTGATGCAAAAGGTGGAATGCGCGAAGGACTTTCAAAAGATGGTATCCATCCGGTTCCTGCAGGGTATGCAATCATGGAACCAATGATTAAAAATGCAATCCATAAAACATTAAGAAAAAAATAA
- a CDS encoding GNAT family N-acetyltransferase has product MIEVKQNNDEKHGSFEAFIDGKRAGMMTYTWAGEERFIIDHTEVEEAYNGKGVGKEMLLAAVNFARKNGKKIIPLCPFAKASFQKSEELQDVLVN; this is encoded by the coding sequence ATGATCGAAGTAAAACAAAACAACGACGAGAAACACGGAAGTTTTGAAGCTTTCATAGATGGAAAACGCGCAGGAATGATGACGTATACCTGGGCAGGAGAAGAAAGATTTATTATAGACCACACGGAGGTGGAAGAAGCCTACAACGGAAAAGGTGTAGGTAAGGAAATGCTTTTGGCTGCTGTAAATTTTGCAAGAAAGAACGGGAAGAAAATCATTCCTCTTTGTCCTTTTGCTAAAGCCAGTTTCCAAAAGAGTGAAGAATTGCAGGATGTTTTAGTGAATTAA
- a CDS encoding sodium:solute symporter — protein sequence MNPGTILLLFVFIYFIGLLVISYFTSRNSDNQSFFIGNKKSKWWLVAFGMIGTSLSGVTFISVPGTVGKMTGSEYIYGGFEYYMMVIGFFIGYFIVAAILLPLYYKMNLTSIYTYLGKRFNLEAHKIGSIFFIISRAIGATARLYLVVNVLQIFLLEGLGVPFWVTSMILLLMVLLYTFEGGVKTIVITDTLQTSFMIISLVACIVYILSNLNLSFGEAYTILEQKNYTHFINFDPNSKTFFLKTILGGIFITIAMTGLDQEMMQKNISVDNLKNSKKNMLTFAGTLLLVNLAFLFLGGLLYLFALQYGAEYGTTGTDPVSNIFGFKDAAGNIKNIMGDDLFPALSLNGYFPMAISVIFIIGLISALFPSADGALTAVTSSYCVDLLNLNEDKTKTEKEKKRLRMKVHLTFTVMFFILIMVFKALNDKSIVYLIMEIAGYTYGPLLGLFAFGIFTKFQISKKYAILMVTILAPIITYLINFAVTSYTDYRIGVELIVLNGLLTFIGLWMMKDKQHLRIV from the coding sequence ATGAATCCAGGAACTATCCTTTTGCTGTTTGTCTTTATCTACTTCATCGGCCTTTTGGTGATCTCATATTTCACCAGCCGGAATTCTGACAATCAGTCCTTCTTTATCGGTAATAAAAAAAGTAAATGGTGGCTCGTTGCATTCGGAATGATAGGTACCAGTTTAAGTGGGGTTACCTTTATTTCAGTTCCAGGAACAGTCGGTAAAATGACCGGCTCCGAATATATTTATGGTGGTTTTGAATATTACATGATGGTGATTGGCTTCTTTATAGGATATTTTATTGTTGCTGCCATTCTTCTGCCATTGTATTATAAGATGAACCTTACTTCTATTTATACGTATTTGGGAAAAAGATTCAATTTGGAAGCGCATAAAATCGGATCCATATTCTTTATTATTTCAAGGGCTATTGGCGCTACAGCAAGATTATATCTGGTGGTAAATGTGTTGCAGATTTTCCTTCTTGAAGGATTAGGAGTTCCATTTTGGGTAACTTCCATGATTCTTTTACTGATGGTTCTTCTCTATACTTTTGAAGGAGGTGTAAAAACCATTGTGATTACAGATACCTTGCAGACTTCTTTCATGATTATCAGTTTAGTGGCTTGTATTGTCTATATTCTATCCAATCTAAATCTGTCTTTTGGTGAAGCGTATACAATTTTAGAGCAGAAAAACTATACTCACTTCATCAATTTTGACCCTAATTCCAAAACATTCTTCCTTAAAACCATTCTGGGCGGAATCTTCATTACGATTGCCATGACCGGACTGGATCAGGAAATGATGCAGAAAAATATCTCTGTAGACAACCTTAAAAATTCAAAGAAAAACATGTTAACTTTTGCAGGAACCCTTCTATTGGTTAACCTTGCTTTCTTATTTTTAGGAGGATTACTTTATCTTTTCGCCTTACAGTATGGTGCAGAATATGGAACTACCGGAACTGATCCTGTGAGCAATATCTTCGGTTTCAAAGATGCTGCAGGAAACATCAAGAATATCATGGGAGATGATCTTTTCCCTGCTTTATCTCTTAATGGATATTTCCCAATGGCCATTTCCGTTATTTTCATCATCGGATTGATTTCAGCGTTATTCCCATCTGCGGATGGAGCATTAACAGCGGTAACAAGCTCCTATTGTGTAGATTTATTAAACCTTAACGAAGATAAAACCAAAACTGAAAAAGAAAAGAAAAGACTTCGTATGAAAGTGCATTTAACATTCACTGTTATGTTCTTCATTCTAATCATGGTTTTCAAAGCACTGAATGACAAATCTATTGTCTACCTGATTATGGAAATTGCGGGATATACGTACGGACCTCTATTAGGACTTTTTGCTTTCGGGATTTTCACCAAGTTTCAGATTTCCAAAAAATACGCTATTCTTATGGTAACAATTCTGGCTCCTATTATCACTTATTTAATCAATTTTGCGGTTACTTCTTATACGGATTACAGAATTGGTGTGGAACTGATTGTTCTTAATGGATTATTGACCTTTATTGGATTATGGATGATGAAGGATAAGCAGCATTTAAGAATCGTTTAA
- a CDS encoding transketolase family protein — MKYTYTEKKDTRSGFGAGLAELADKNPNVVALCADLIGSLKMEKFIEKAPERFIQVGIAEANMMGLAAGLSITGKIPFTGTFANFSTSRVYDQIRQSIAYSGKNVKICASHAGLTLGEDGATHQVLEDIGMMKMLPGMTVINPCDYNQTKAATLAIADFEGPVYLRFGRPTVPVFMPEDMPFEIGKGIMLQEGTDVTIVATGHLVWESLVAADELEKEGISCEVINIHTIKPLDEEIILKSVEKTGKIVTAEEHNYLGGLGESVAGMLARKRPTRQEFVAVNDTFGESATPAELMKKYKIDAEAVKEAVKRILAN, encoded by the coding sequence ATGAAATATACATATACAGAAAAAAAGGACACACGTTCAGGATTCGGAGCCGGATTAGCTGAGCTTGCTGACAAAAACCCTAATGTAGTAGCACTTTGTGCAGACCTTATCGGATCTTTAAAAATGGAGAAATTCATTGAAAAAGCTCCCGAAAGATTCATTCAGGTAGGTATTGCAGAGGCTAACATGATGGGACTTGCTGCAGGTCTTAGCATCACTGGAAAAATTCCTTTCACAGGAACTTTCGCTAACTTCTCTACTTCGAGAGTATATGACCAAATCCGTCAGTCTATTGCTTACTCTGGAAAGAATGTGAAAATCTGTGCATCTCACGCAGGTCTTACATTAGGAGAAGATGGAGCTACTCACCAGGTATTGGAAGATATCGGGATGATGAAAATGCTTCCTGGAATGACTGTAATTAACCCTTGTGACTACAACCAGACAAAAGCAGCCACTCTTGCAATTGCTGACTTTGAAGGTCCTGTATATTTAAGATTCGGTAGACCAACTGTTCCTGTATTTATGCCTGAAGATATGCCTTTCGAAATCGGAAAAGGAATTATGCTTCAGGAAGGTACTGATGTAACAATTGTTGCAACAGGACACCTTGTATGGGAGTCTCTTGTAGCTGCTGACGAGCTTGAAAAAGAAGGTATTTCTTGTGAGGTTATCAACATCCACACGATTAAACCTCTTGATGAAGAGATCATCTTAAAATCTGTTGAAAAAACAGGGAAGATTGTAACTGCTGAAGAGCACAACTACCTTGGAGGGTTAGGAGAGTCTGTTGCAGGAATGCTTGCAAGAAAAAGACCTACAAGACAGGAATTTGTTGCGGTAAACGATACTTTCGGAGAATCTGCAACACCTGCTGAGTTGATGAAGAAGTATAAGATTGATGCTGAAGCAGTGAAAGAAGCTGTAAAGAGAATTTTAGCTAACTAA